In Odontesthes bonariensis isolate fOdoBon6 chromosome 22, fOdoBon6.hap1, whole genome shotgun sequence, one genomic interval encodes:
- the ark2n gene encoding protein ARK2N isoform X2, producing the protein MKMADSEKTEEFLDTECPPECLDEAQSLMGSVQGEQDEHLKTETTTSTSSPPREKEEDSPLNTEGEQSLLSMPCLMKELRRDSPESQHASTGSDKPVLRHIYESDSSNPCMLSPSSSGHLADSDTLSSGEEVAAPPVEGDDEGHMEAANDPGQVARRQTSATASGGRKSRRSRSESEMPPNAMAAKKNRCQPIVVAAAGQEKQTNGKLTKVKGHRSQKHKERMRLLRQKREAAARKKYNLLQDSSTSDSELTCDSSTSSSDDDDDDTSGGSKTIKTDIPAGFRRASERSRVGAQIHGLLDTSSWDRNGIGSVLEEAMTRFAVMQRQTEERFRVWMEKLAHLDSDNDSSKRSSDAPEGQQGALLSPPSSYLPSSESAETMAAYMLARENNSLTPTPINNNNNILPEVVAQNGNLGVPDPGLLNI; encoded by the exons ATGAAGATGGCTGATTCAGAGAAGACAGAGGAATTTTTGGATACTGAATGCCCCCCAGAGTGCCTGGATGAAGCACAATCACTTATGGGTTCTGTTCAAGGAGAGCAGGATGAGCATCTGAAAACAGAGACCACAACGAGCACCAGTTCACCTCCAAGGGAAAAGGAGGAAGACAGCCCCTTGAATACTGAGGGTGAGCAGAGTCTGCTTTCCATGCCTTGCCTGATGAAGGAGCTCCGCCGAGATTCCCCAGAATCCCAGCATGCATCTACGGGAAGTGACAAGCCTGTGTTACGTCATATCTATGAGAGTGACTCTTCGAATCCCTGCATGCTCTCCCCTTCATCCAGTGGCCACCTGGCGGACTCGGACACACTTTCCTCAGGGGAAGAAGTTGCTGCTCCTCCTGTAGAAGGAGACGATGAGGGCCACATGGAAGCTGCTAATGATCCTGGGCAAGTAGCAAGAAGACAAACTTCTGCCACCGCTTCAGGGGGCAGAAAGTCTCGGCGGTCACGTTCAGAGAGTGAGATGCCTCCCAATGCAATGGCTGCAAAGAAAAATCGCTGCCAGCCAATAGTGGTAGCTGCAGCGGGGCAGGAAAAGCAAACCAATGGCAAGCTGACAAAAGTTAAAGGTCACCGGAGCCAGAAACACAAGGAGCGTATGCGTCTGCTGAGGCAGAAAAGAGAGGCAGCAGCACGGAAGAAGTATAACCTGCTGCAGGACAGCAGTACCAGTGACAGCGAGCTCACATGTGACTCCAGCACCAGCTCTTCTGACGATGATGATGACGACACTTCCGGAGGAAGCAAGACAATCAAAACCGATATTCCAG CTGGCTTCAGACGTGCATCGGAGAGATCCAGAGTGGGAGCCCAGATTCATGGGCTGCTGGACACCAGTTCGTGGGACAGGAACGGCATCGGCAGTGTTCTGGAGGAGGCCATGACGCGTTTTGCTGTGATGCAGCGTCAAACCGAGGAGCGCTTCCGCGTCTGGATGGAAAAGCTTGCACACCTCGACTCAGACAACGATTCGTCCAAACGCTCGAGTGATGCCCCAGAGGGGCAGCAGGGGGCACTGCTATCCCCACCCAGTTCCTATTTGCCGTCGTCAGAGTCTGCAGAGACTATGGCTGCCTACATGCTGGCACGAGAGAACAACAGCCTCACCCCCACCCCtataaacaacaataacaacatcCTCCCTGAAGTTGTCGCTCAGAATGGAAATCTAGGTGTTCCAGACCCTGGTCTCTTGAATATTTAG
- the ark2n gene encoding protein ARK2N isoform X3, with protein sequence MKMADSEKTEEFLDTECPPECLDEAQSLMGSVQGEQDEHLKTETTTSTSSPPREKEEDSPLNTEGEQSLLSMPCLMKELRRDSPESQHASTGSDKPVLRHIYESDSSNPCMLSPSSSGHLADSDTLSSGEEVAAPPVEGDDEGHMEAANDPGQVARRQTSATASGGRKSRRSRSESEMPPNAMAAKKNRCQPIVVAAAGQEKQTNGKLTKVKGHRSQKHKERMRLLRQKREAAARKKYNLLQDSSTSDSELTCDSSTSSSDDDDDDTSGGSKTIKTDIPGHVEAELLHKESSQHKGQINIASSDSEVEIVGVQEKARCAHPCGGVIKSLSSWKENSVEQFNSTNQSQLWTTVSPQPNWVSPPEVVDLTLDEDAGHKYLL encoded by the exons ATGAAGATGGCTGATTCAGAGAAGACAGAGGAATTTTTGGATACTGAATGCCCCCCAGAGTGCCTGGATGAAGCACAATCACTTATGGGTTCTGTTCAAGGAGAGCAGGATGAGCATCTGAAAACAGAGACCACAACGAGCACCAGTTCACCTCCAAGGGAAAAGGAGGAAGACAGCCCCTTGAATACTGAGGGTGAGCAGAGTCTGCTTTCCATGCCTTGCCTGATGAAGGAGCTCCGCCGAGATTCCCCAGAATCCCAGCATGCATCTACGGGAAGTGACAAGCCTGTGTTACGTCATATCTATGAGAGTGACTCTTCGAATCCCTGCATGCTCTCCCCTTCATCCAGTGGCCACCTGGCGGACTCGGACACACTTTCCTCAGGGGAAGAAGTTGCTGCTCCTCCTGTAGAAGGAGACGATGAGGGCCACATGGAAGCTGCTAATGATCCTGGGCAAGTAGCAAGAAGACAAACTTCTGCCACCGCTTCAGGGGGCAGAAAGTCTCGGCGGTCACGTTCAGAGAGTGAGATGCCTCCCAATGCAATGGCTGCAAAGAAAAATCGCTGCCAGCCAATAGTGGTAGCTGCAGCGGGGCAGGAAAAGCAAACCAATGGCAAGCTGACAAAAGTTAAAGGTCACCGGAGCCAGAAACACAAGGAGCGTATGCGTCTGCTGAGGCAGAAAAGAGAGGCAGCAGCACGGAAGAAGTATAACCTGCTGCAGGACAGCAGTACCAGTGACAGCGAGCTCACATGTGACTCCAGCACCAGCTCTTCTGACGATGATGATGACGACACTTCCGGAGGAAGCAAGACAATCAAAACCGATATTCCAG gCCACGTGGAGGCAGAACTGTTGCACAAGGAGAGCTCTCAGCACAAGGGCCAGATTAACATTGCTTCCTCTGACAGTGAGGTGGAAATAGTCGGAGTGCAAGAAAAAGCACG ATGTGCCCATCCATGTGGAGGGGTGATAAAGAGTTTGTCTTCCTGGAAGGAGAACTCAGTGGAGCAGTTTAACAGCACAAATCAGTCACAGCTCTGGACTACTGTTTCCCCTCAGCCCAACTGGGTGTCCCCTCCTGAGGTGGTGGACCTCACGCTGGATGAAGATGCCGGACACAAATATCTACTTTAA
- the ark2n gene encoding protein ARK2N isoform X1 — protein MKMADSEKTEEFLDTECPPECLDEAQSLMGSVQGEQDEHLKTETTTSTSSPPREKEEDSPLNTEGEQSLLSMPCLMKELRRDSPESQHASTGSDKPVLRHIYESDSSNPCMLSPSSSGHLADSDTLSSGEEVAAPPVEGDDEGHMEAANDPGQVARRQTSATASGGRKSRRSRSESEMPPNAMAAKKNRCQPIVVAAAGQEKQTNGKLTKVKGHRSQKHKERMRLLRQKREAAARKKYNLLQDSSTSDSELTCDSSTSSSDDDDDDTSGGSKTIKTDIPDGPPVVGHYDISDTDSNQESMSVEKVRPTVIKHELNTHRGQDMAAHSGCVRALSSISGHVEAELLHKESSQHKGQINIASSDSEVEIVGVQEKARCAHPCGGVIKSLSSWKENSVEQFNSTNQSQLWTTVSPQPNWVSPPEVVDLTLDEDAGHKYLL, from the exons ATGAAGATGGCTGATTCAGAGAAGACAGAGGAATTTTTGGATACTGAATGCCCCCCAGAGTGCCTGGATGAAGCACAATCACTTATGGGTTCTGTTCAAGGAGAGCAGGATGAGCATCTGAAAACAGAGACCACAACGAGCACCAGTTCACCTCCAAGGGAAAAGGAGGAAGACAGCCCCTTGAATACTGAGGGTGAGCAGAGTCTGCTTTCCATGCCTTGCCTGATGAAGGAGCTCCGCCGAGATTCCCCAGAATCCCAGCATGCATCTACGGGAAGTGACAAGCCTGTGTTACGTCATATCTATGAGAGTGACTCTTCGAATCCCTGCATGCTCTCCCCTTCATCCAGTGGCCACCTGGCGGACTCGGACACACTTTCCTCAGGGGAAGAAGTTGCTGCTCCTCCTGTAGAAGGAGACGATGAGGGCCACATGGAAGCTGCTAATGATCCTGGGCAAGTAGCAAGAAGACAAACTTCTGCCACCGCTTCAGGGGGCAGAAAGTCTCGGCGGTCACGTTCAGAGAGTGAGATGCCTCCCAATGCAATGGCTGCAAAGAAAAATCGCTGCCAGCCAATAGTGGTAGCTGCAGCGGGGCAGGAAAAGCAAACCAATGGCAAGCTGACAAAAGTTAAAGGTCACCGGAGCCAGAAACACAAGGAGCGTATGCGTCTGCTGAGGCAGAAAAGAGAGGCAGCAGCACGGAAGAAGTATAACCTGCTGCAGGACAGCAGTACCAGTGACAGCGAGCTCACATGTGACTCCAGCACCAGCTCTTCTGACGATGATGATGACGACACTTCCGGAGGAAGCAAGACAATCAAAACCGATATTCCAG ACGGGCCTCCGGTAGTGGGTCACTATGATATTTCAGACACTGATTCTAACCAGGAGAGTATGAGTGTGGAGAAAGTCCGGCCCACGGTGATAAAGCATGAGCTAAATACACACAGAGGCCAGGATATGGCAGCTCACTCTGGGTGTGTAAGAGCTCTGAGCTCTATCTCAG gCCACGTGGAGGCAGAACTGTTGCACAAGGAGAGCTCTCAGCACAAGGGCCAGATTAACATTGCTTCCTCTGACAGTGAGGTGGAAATAGTCGGAGTGCAAGAAAAAGCACG ATGTGCCCATCCATGTGGAGGGGTGATAAAGAGTTTGTCTTCCTGGAAGGAGAACTCAGTGGAGCAGTTTAACAGCACAAATCAGTCACAGCTCTGGACTACTGTTTCCCCTCAGCCCAACTGGGTGTCCCCTCCTGAGGTGGTGGACCTCACGCTGGATGAAGATGCCGGACACAAATATCTACTTTAA
- the ark2ca gene encoding E3 ubiquitin-protein ligase ARK2C isoform X2 has protein sequence MVLVHVGYLVLPVFGSVRNRGAHFSRHQHSHATSCRHFHLGAPQAPISAEFALGHASQPPQTGLAAHLPPTHHPTLTALPAPPQFQDVPGPSFLPQALHQQYLIQQQLLEAQHRRILPHSRRTQERIPLNPHRLRSGYEYSPPLHVPQPMTQQPRYLAEGTDWDLSVDAGLPHQYQLQQLPQHYQHYLASPRMHHFPRNTSSAQVVVHEIRNYPYPQLHLLALQSLNPSRHATAVRESYEELLQLEDRLGSVSRGAVQTTIERFTFPHKYKKRKPLQLKIGEEEETDVDEKCTICLSMLEDGEDVRRLPCMHLFHQGCVDQWLATSRKCPICRVDIETQLNPDS, from the exons ATGGTGTTAGTCCATGTTGGATATCTGGTTCTCCCCGTCTTCGGCTCAGTTAGAAATAGAG GAGCGCACTTCAGCAGGCATCAGCACAGCCATGCTACCTCCTGCCGACACTTTCACCTGGGCGCTCCTCAGGCACCCATCTCAGCCGAGTTCGCTCTCGGACACGCCAGCCAGCCCCCGCAGACGGGCCTGGCAGCCCACCTGCCCCCCACACACCACCCAACCCTCACTGCCCTGCCCGCACCCCCTCAGTTTCAGGATGTGCCGGGGCCTTCATTCCTACCTCAGGCCTTACACCAGCAATACCtcatccagcagcagctccttgAAGCACAGCACCGCAGGATTCTCCCACACTCGAG AAGAACCCAGGAGCGCATTCCCCTGAACCCACACCGACTGCGTTCAGGTTATGAGTACTCACCTCCCCTCCATGTTCCCCAGCCAATGACACAGCAGCCACGGTATCTGGCCGAAGGCACCGACTG GGATCTCAGTGTAGACGCTGGCCTTCCTCATCAGTACCAGCTCCAGCAGCTTCCGCAGCACTATCAGCACTACCTGGCCTCTCCTCGAATGCACCACTTTCCCAGGAACACGTCGTCCGCACAAGTG GTTGTCCATGAAATCAGAAACTACCCATACCCCCAGCTCCATCTGTTGGCGCTGCAAAGTCTGAATCCTTCGAGGCATGCCACCGCTGTGCGAGAAAGTTACGAG GAGCTGTTGCAGCTGGAGGACCGGCTGGGGAGTGTCAGCAGAGGAGCTGTTCAGACAACTATAGAGAGATTCACCTTTCCTCACAAATATAAGAAG AGAAAGCCATTGCAGTTGAAGATtggggaggaagaggaaacgGATGTAGATGAGAAGTGTACTATCTGTTTGTCCATGTTGGAGGACGGAGAGGACGTCAG GAGATTGCCCTGCATGCACCTCTTCCACCAGGGCTGTGTGGACCAATGGCTGGCCACCAGCAGGAAGTGTCCGATCTGTCGAGTTGACATCGAAACACAGCTGAACCCTGACAGCTGA
- the ark2ca gene encoding E3 ubiquitin-protein ligase ARK2C isoform X1, producing MITKCLCFIFGEPSDVVILINRAKEEIRWCDRQPGAHFSRHQHSHATSCRHFHLGAPQAPISAEFALGHASQPPQTGLAAHLPPTHHPTLTALPAPPQFQDVPGPSFLPQALHQQYLIQQQLLEAQHRRILPHSRRTQERIPLNPHRLRSGYEYSPPLHVPQPMTQQPRYLAEGTDWDLSVDAGLPHQYQLQQLPQHYQHYLASPRMHHFPRNTSSAQVVVHEIRNYPYPQLHLLALQSLNPSRHATAVRESYEELLQLEDRLGSVSRGAVQTTIERFTFPHKYKKRKPLQLKIGEEEETDVDEKCTICLSMLEDGEDVRRLPCMHLFHQGCVDQWLATSRKCPICRVDIETQLNPDS from the exons ATGATCacaaaatgtttgtgttttatttttggggAACCATCTGATGTCGTAATACTTATTAACCGTGCGAAGGAGGAAATCAGATGGTGTGACAGACAGCCAG GAGCGCACTTCAGCAGGCATCAGCACAGCCATGCTACCTCCTGCCGACACTTTCACCTGGGCGCTCCTCAGGCACCCATCTCAGCCGAGTTCGCTCTCGGACACGCCAGCCAGCCCCCGCAGACGGGCCTGGCAGCCCACCTGCCCCCCACACACCACCCAACCCTCACTGCCCTGCCCGCACCCCCTCAGTTTCAGGATGTGCCGGGGCCTTCATTCCTACCTCAGGCCTTACACCAGCAATACCtcatccagcagcagctccttgAAGCACAGCACCGCAGGATTCTCCCACACTCGAG AAGAACCCAGGAGCGCATTCCCCTGAACCCACACCGACTGCGTTCAGGTTATGAGTACTCACCTCCCCTCCATGTTCCCCAGCCAATGACACAGCAGCCACGGTATCTGGCCGAAGGCACCGACTG GGATCTCAGTGTAGACGCTGGCCTTCCTCATCAGTACCAGCTCCAGCAGCTTCCGCAGCACTATCAGCACTACCTGGCCTCTCCTCGAATGCACCACTTTCCCAGGAACACGTCGTCCGCACAAGTG GTTGTCCATGAAATCAGAAACTACCCATACCCCCAGCTCCATCTGTTGGCGCTGCAAAGTCTGAATCCTTCGAGGCATGCCACCGCTGTGCGAGAAAGTTACGAG GAGCTGTTGCAGCTGGAGGACCGGCTGGGGAGTGTCAGCAGAGGAGCTGTTCAGACAACTATAGAGAGATTCACCTTTCCTCACAAATATAAGAAG AGAAAGCCATTGCAGTTGAAGATtggggaggaagaggaaacgGATGTAGATGAGAAGTGTACTATCTGTTTGTCCATGTTGGAGGACGGAGAGGACGTCAG GAGATTGCCCTGCATGCACCTCTTCCACCAGGGCTGTGTGGACCAATGGCTGGCCACCAGCAGGAAGTGTCCGATCTGTCGAGTTGACATCGAAACACAGCTGAACCCTGACAGCTGA